From the Kallotenue papyrolyticum genome, the window AGCTGCGTGCAGAGCCCCAAGTGTGGCAACGGCAATCAGCCGCTGGACAAACAGGTGGCGCTGGCGATCCTCCAGAGCGTGCTGGGCGAGTCGCCCGCGGCCTAAGTGCCGTTTAGCGCCGGCGCGCGGCAGCCTCGTGACGTGTTGCCTGCGCGAGCGCCTGCTGGATCAACGCCTGTTCCTCGGCGACACGCTGTGCTTCACAGGCAATCGTCTCCGAACGGCGCTGGCGCAGCACCAGCGGCGCGACGCGGCGCACGTCGTCGGCCTGCGCTGCGGGGCGCCCTTCCAGCGCGGCCAGGGCGCGCGCCGCTTCCAGCAGCACGATCTCGGCGCGCTGTGAGGGAATGCCAAGCATGTCAACCAGCGTGATCGCCAGACGCTCGGCCGCTTCATCGGGTTGGATCGCCGGCAGCCCTGCCCGCGCTACCAGCACCTGTCCCGCCAGTGCGGCGGTCTCAGCGGCATAGCGCGCGCGAAAGTCCTCCGCATCGGCCTGAAAAGCGCGCGCGCGACGCAGCGCTTCCAGGCGCTCGGCGCCGGCCTCCAGTGGCGCGACCCAGACCCGCAGGCCGAAGCGATCCAGAATCTGCGGACGCAGGCGCCCCTCTTCGGGGTTCATCGAGCCGATCAACACGAAGCGCGAGGGGTAGAGGCTGATCATGGCGCCGCGCCGGACAAAGGTGCGGCCCTGGGCAGCGGCGTCTAGGATTGCATCGGCGATGGCCGCATCGAGCAGATTGATCTCATCCACGTATAGCACGTTGCCGTGCGCTACGGCCAGCACGCCGGGTTCGAGCAGCACGCGCCGTTGCTCCAGCGCCACCCGTTCGTTGATGCCGCCTACCACGTCCTCCAGGCGGGCGTTGAGCGGCAGTTCGATCAGGCGCATCGGCTCGGTGATCAGCAGCGACTCGCCGCGTTGTAGGCGCTCGCGGCAGGCGGGACACAGCGCCTCCGGCTCATCAGGGGTGCAGCCATGCCGGCAGAGCGGACGCGTTACCGGCGGCATCAGATCGAGCAGCGCGCGCACGGCGGTGGTTTTGCCCACGCCGTAGGGACCTTCCAGCAACACACCGCCGATCGCCGGGTTGATCAGTGCCAGCAGCAGCGCCAGCTTAAGCTGATCCTGACCGACCAGCGCCGCAAAGGGATAGACGGGTGGGCGATCCACCATACGCGTTGCATACCCCCAGGCTCAGCGCGGCTGACCGCGCTTCACAGGAGTTCGATCTCGGCGCGGCTGACGCTCAGATCGGGCCGATGTGCGTACAGCCAATCAACGATCGCGCGCAGTTGCTCCTGCGCATACTGTCCATCGGATGATACGCACACCACGCCGATCTGCGCAACCTGCCAACGGTCCTGTTGGCCCACCTCCGCAGTGGATACGTTGAATTCGTTCCTGAGGCGCTGCAGCACCGATTTGACGACGCTGCGCTTGTCTTTGAGCGAGCGCGCCGATGGGATGTAGATCTCAAGTAGTAGGCTTCCGATGATCATAGGGCGGGCGGGTGCTTCTGAATGTGACACTCAGTTGAGCGACCAGGGACCAGACGTGGTGGGAGGTGGCGTGTCGGCGTGTTTGGGCAGCAGCTCGATCTCGCGCTGCAGCGCATCGGCGATCGCCGCCAGGCGTTCTTCCAGGTCGGCTTCCAACAACTGTTGCTTGGAATAATCGATCACGCGGAATTGTGCGGCCAGTTGGTACGATAGCGCAATCGGGTCATCGGGCAGGTCATCCATCTCGCTCTGAATGCCGGTGGCGTGCAGCAACGCCTCGCGATGGCGGGCATACAACTGTTGGATCGCACGGGCCAGGTTGATCGCCTCGCTCGTCACCCGGTCTGCCAGGTACTCCACCTCGGCGGTCAGGTAGGGCTGGCGCTGGACGATCTGACGAATACGGAAGCGACGCTCGCCCACGGCTGAGAGCAGCATCAGGCCGCCCTCCAGGCGCAACAACTGTTGAATCACCGCCGTGGTGCCGACCTCATAGGGCACAGCCGGGCCACCCACCTCCTCGCCCTCGCGGATCAGCACCACGCCAAACGGCTGGCGCTGCTCCAGGCAACGCCCGATCATCAAGCGGTAGCGCGGCTCAAAAACCTGGAGGGGCAGTACTGCGCCGGGAAAGAGCACGGTATGCAGTGGGAAGAGCGCCAGCGGTTCCATCTCACACCTCGCTGTGTCTGCTGGGATCGTAGCACGATCCCGCGTGCTCGTCATCCCTCAGACGCTCGAGCCAGGCCAGCGCCTCGTCGCGCGTGGTGATCATGCCGCTGAGTTGGGCCTGGCGCAGGGCACGCAGGATCCGGCCATACGTTGGCCCCGGCGCGATGCCAAGCGCCCGCAGCTCCTCGCCGCTCAGCAGTGGCGGCAACGGCCGGATCTCGTCGAGGTACCGGCGCAGGTTCGCCTGGATGGTGGCGGGGCTACTCAATGCCAGGGCGTGCAACAGCGCCACCGGAAAGCGGCGCAGCAGGGCCTCCAGCGCCACAGCGTCCAACGGACGGTCGAGCGGCAGCGCCAGGAGTTGGGGCAGCTCGCGCGCCAACGTGCGCGCCCAGGCCGGCAGGTTGTAGCGCTCGCCAAAGGCCTGTCGTGCTGCGGGCGTCATGGCCAGCCACAACAATGCCAGATAGACCTGCGGCAGGAGCTGGGGCGCGAGGCTGCGGCGCGCCGCGGGAAAGGTGGTGAAGATGCTGGGCGACCAGCTTAGGCCGAGCTGTGGCAGTGCATTCCAGGTGTGGAGCAGCGCCAGAGCGCGCTCCGGCGCGGGCTCATCCAGCAGCAGCCAGATCTCGTTGAGCAGGCGCGGGGGCGAGGTGCGCAGCAGCAGTTCCTGGCGCACCGCCGCATCGATCAGGCGCCGCGTGTGGGGCACCACCGCCAGTTCGAGGCGGGCGACGAAGCGCGCCGCGCGCAGGATGCGCGTGGGATCGTCCTCAAAGGAAGCATCGTGCAGCACGCGCAGGCGGCGCCGCGCCAGATCCTCGCGTCCGTTGAAGGGATCCAGCAGCACTACGTCACCATCGGGCAAGAGCCGCAGCGCCAGGGTGTTGATCGTGAAGTCGCGCCGGGCCAGATCCTCCTGGATTGTCGCCGGCTCGACGATCGGCAGCGCGGCGGGTGCGGGATAGCGCTCGCGACGCGCCGTCACCACATCGATGGTGAGCGGCTGCCCCTGATGTTCAAGCGCAACGGTCGCGGTGCGAAAGGCGGCGTGCTGCGTCAGGCGGCCGTCGGTGGCGCTGGCCAGTGCTTCGGCCAGCAGCCAGGCGTCGCCTTCGACAACCAGGTCCAGCTCGACAATCGGCAGGCCCAGCAGCGCATCGCGCACCGGCCCGCCCACCAGGTAGAGCGGGAGCTGCAGCGCGGCCGCGCGTTCGATCGCCAGCGCCAGCACTTCGCGCGCCGCGGGCGTGAGCGCCTGGGTCAGCTGTTGCCGGAGCGTCTCAGCGTCAGGTGCCGGGAGACTCACAATACGCCCTTGGTGCTAGGAATGGCGCCCTTGAGCCGTTCGTCGATGCGCGTCGCCGCGTCCAGGGCGCGCGCAAAGGCTTTGAAGAGCCCTTCGCACTTGTGGTGATCGTTACGGCCATAGTGCACGCGCAGGTGCGCCGTCAGTCGCGCATGCACGGCGATCGACTCGAAAATGTGCCAGATCAGATCGGTGGCCAGCCCGCCGATGCGGTCGCTCCCGAACTCGGCATCGACCACCGCGTAGGGTCGCCCGCTGATGTCGATGGCGGCGAAGCACAGCGCCTCATCCATGGGCACGAAGGCGTGGGCGGTCCGCACAATGCCGGCGCGCTCGCCCAGCGCGCGGTCGATGGCCTGTCCCAGACAGATCGCCACATCCTCGACGGTATGGTGCTCGTCGATGTGCAGGTCGCCGGCGCACTGCACGCTCAGATCGAACTGGCCATGCCGCGCCAGATGGTCGAGCATGTGATCGAAAAAGCCCACGCCGGTGCTGACGGTGGCCTGGCCGCTGCCGTCCAGGTTGAGCGTCAGGCGCACCTGCGTTTCTTTGGTGATGCGTTCAATCGTGGCGCTGCGTGTCATATGCCTTGTTCCAGATCGATAGCGTCCAGGCCCACCGCCCGCAGGGCCGCCGCACGGGCGGCCCCTACGGCTTGATCGCGGCCATGACCGCTTCGAACAGCAGGCCGTTGGTTGCGATGGCGTTGCCGCCGTGAATTGTCGGCGCGCCGTTCCAGTCGGTGAAGGTGCCGCCCGCTTCCTGGACGATCGGCAGCAGTGCGGCGCAGTCCCACACATTCATGATCGGATCGAGCATGATCTCGGCGCGACCGGTGGCCACCAGCACATGGCCATAGCAGTCGCCCCAGGTGCGCACAATGCGCGCGCGGCGGCGGAGCCGATCGTAGGCCGTTTGCCGGCCATAGGCAGCGAAGGACTCGCCGTCGGAGCAGAGCAGCACCGCATCTTCGACACGCTCTACGTTGCTGACGGACGCGCGGCGTCCGTTGAGCGTGCAGCCCTCGCCACGCGCCGCGGCCACCATCTCATCCAGCGCCGGCAGATAGCACACGCCGACCACCGGCTCGCCGTCGCGCTCCAGGCCGACCAGCACACCATAGAGCGGCACGCCCTGCACAAAGGATTTGGTGCCGTCGATCGGGTCGAGGATCCAGCGCCAGCGCGCGCCGGGGTTGACCTCGCCGAATTCCTCGCCCAGGATCGCGTGCTCTGGAAAGCGCGCCGTGATCATGGCGCGCAGCCGCTCTTCGGCCTGGCGGTCGGCGATGGTGACGGGCGTCTGATCGGCTTTGAGCTCGGGCACGATGCCGGTGCCGAAGTAGGCCAGCGTGACCTTGCCGGCCTGGTAGGCCAGCTCCTGAGCGAAATCCAGCAGCGCGCGGATCGGTTCGTCGGGCATGTTCCCTCCGCTCATCCTTCAGTTCTGTAGCAGATCGCTCAACGCCTCCAGCAGCGCATCGTTGTGCGTGGGCGTGCCGATGCTGATGCGGATGCAGTCTTGCAGGCCGGGCTTGTTGTAGTGCCGGATCAGGATGCCGCGCTGCTCCAGCGCCTGTTTGACGGCACGCCCATCGCCGTTGCGCAGCCGCACCAGCAGAAAGTTGGCCGCCGAGGGGTAGACGCGCACCTGCGGCATGGCCGCCAGCGCGGCAAAGACGCGCTCGCGCTCGGCGATGATGCGCCGGACGTTGGCTAACAACTCGTCCACCGCCGCTAGCGAGGCCAGCGCGGCGACATGTGCGGCCATGTTGATGTTGTAGGGCGGCTTGATCTTCCACAGATGGCGGATGATCGGCTCCGGCACCAGTCCATAGCCGATGCGCAGCCCGGCCAGGCCGGCCCATTTGGAGAAGGTGCGCAGCACCACCAGATTGGGCGCCTGCCCGACCAGATCGGCCACGCTCTGGCCGCTGAACTCGGCGTAGGCCTCATCCACTACCAGCACCGCGGGCAGCTCCAGCAGCCGCTCCACCGCCGCCCGTGGCAGCAGACTGCCATCCGGATTGTTGGGCGAGGGCAGAAAGATCAGCTTGGCGCGCGATGCCTCCACCGCCGCGGCGATGGCCTCGACATCGACGCCGAAGGCCTCATCGCGTGGCACCTGCACCAGCCGACCGCCGACCACGCCGGTGTTGAAGCTGTACATGCCGAAGGTCGGCGGCGCCTCCACCACGGCCTCGCCGGGCGCGACGAACAGGCGCATCAACAGGTCGATGATCTCGTCCGAGCCGTTGCCGCAGATGATGCGCTCGGTCGGCTGGCCGATGTAGCCGCTGATCGCTGCGCGCAGCTCGGTCTGATCCGGATCGGGATAGATCGCGTAGAAGGGGTAGCGTGCCAGCGCCTCGCGTACTCCCGGCGCGGGACCATACGGATTTTCGTTGGCGTCCAGCTTGATGATGCGCTCGACGGGCAGCCCCAGCCGAGCGCTGAGCGCCTCAAAGGGCACGATCGGCGTGTAGGGTTCCAGCGCGGCCAGATCGGGCCGTATCAGTGCTTCGATCTCCATGCCCGCGATTATAGCACGCCGCGCCGGCGCTGTGCCGATCCGCGCGCCGGCGGCTGCCACGCCTCGCGATCCATCGCATGTTGCGCGTCAGGCCGCGCCGCTGTCCAGCGGCGCGGCCTCATCCGTCGGAAGCGCTGCACCATTGCCGTTCTTCCGACGGATGAGGGCTGCGCAGGCAACCGGCTGAAGCGCCCTGTCCTAGCGCTGCATGAGCGGCAGAAGCTGGCCGTAGAGCATGGCGATATCGATATTGGGGGTTGTGTTGGGCGCGGTGACGGTCACCGGTTGGGGGGCACCCGGCGTGCTGGCGCTACGGTAATAAGTGGTGATGTAGCGGGGCCTGTCGCCCGCTCCCTCACCCTCGTATGGCACCACGGCAACCAGATACTGACCGCTGGGCAGGCCTGAACGCACGGTGTAGGTGCCATCCTCGTTGATCGAAGCAAAGCCGACCTGGCCGCCGGTGCTGTTGATCACCGTAACGAAGCCGGCGCTGAAAGGTAGCCCGCTATCCACGCCGGTGACACGCCCGCTGATCAGCCCGCCCCGTGCCAGCGCAGCGTCGATGCCGTAACGGTCGTTGGGCGCGTTCAGCACGATCGGCGTGGCGCTGTCGAGCGACGTCTGGTCAGCGTACCATTCGTCGATGTAGCCCTGATCGTCGTCCTGGAAATGCACGCGGTACGCACCGCTGGGAAGCGCGGTTTCGCTGCGCCAGCCGCCGAGAAAGGTAAGGCGCCCGATCATGACGTGCTGACCAGCCGCGTTGTAGATGTGCACCCAGCCGCGTGTGATCGGCGCGCCGCTCGTGGCATCGGTCACCCGTCCGAAGATGAGGCTGCCGCGCTGCAACTGGGCGTTGATGTTGGTCCGTTCGGTTGGCGCCGTCACCACGACCGGGTCGGCTGTCTCAAAGGTTGCTTGGCCGTTGTAGTACGCAGTAACGTAGGCGCACGAGGCAAAGCGTTCATCGGCGTTGAAGCGCACGCGGTACGCGCCGCTCGGCAGTGTGGTCGCGGTGCGATAGGTGCCGTCGGCCCGGGTAAACGCGCTTTCAACGCGCTGATCATTGGTGTCCAGTACTTCCACAAAAACATGCTCGATCGGCGCGCCGCTCGTGGCATCGGTGACGCGCCCGCTGATCGCGCCGCCGCGCTCCAGCACGGCATCGATGCCGGTGACGGTTGCCGGAGCAACCACGTTGATCGGATCGGCCTGAGCAAAGTTAGGGCGATTGTTGTAGGCTTCCGGGATATACGCGCTGGGGCGGAAATAGACGCGGTACCTGCCGCTCGGCAGGCCGGTGGCGGAGTACACGCCGCTGCTGTTGGTGGACACATACTTCTGGTAGCTGCCATCCGCGTTGCCGACGAACACGGTCAGACTGTTGAGCGGCGTGCCGGATGTGTCGGTGACTCGGCCGCTGATCGTGCCGCCAGGCGCCATCGTCAGGTCGACGCCAGATGTTGTCAGGGGCGCGCTGACGTTCACCGTGCGCGGGGAGCCGACCAGGTTGACGTTGTCGGACAACGGTGCGCTGTGGATCTGGTAGCTGCCGCTGCGCAGACCGGTGATGGTGTAATTGCCGCTCGGGTTGGTGTAGGCATAGCCGGAGCCATTCGCGCCGGAGGCGATCACGAATATGCCGTTCAGTGGCGCGCCGCCGGCATCCGTGACCCGGCCGCTGATCGCGCCGCCGCGGGCTAGGTCGGCATTGATGCCGTTACGAACGCCGGGCGTTGTCACGCTGAGCGCATTGGCGCTGGCGAACGAGTCGCGGTTGTTGTACCACTCACCTAGGTGCGCGCCGCTATCCTCGAAGGCGATGCGATAACTGCCGTTGGGCAGGCCGGGCGTGGTGAGATACACGCCGCTGGCATTGGTGGAGGCGCTGGCGACAAGCTGCTGGTTCGCATCGTAGACGCGCACCTGCACCGAGCTGAGAGGACTGCCACTACCGGTTACCGTGCCGCTGAACTGCGCGCCCTGGTTCAGAATGGCATTGATACCGCTGACCGCGCCGCCTTCGGGCACGTTCACCGCTGTAGCGCTCTGCGCCGTAGGTTGATCGCTGTACCATTCGCCGGCGTAGCTGCCCGTGCCCGCGAACTGCACCACGTATGCGCCGCCGATCAGGCCACTGATGGTGTAGGCGCCACTCGCGTCGGTGTAGTCGTAACCACCGCGATCGCCATACACGGTCCAGGCCGTGACCAGTACGTTGCTCAGCGCGCCGCCGCCGGACGCGGTCACGCTGCCGCTGATCGTGGCGCTGCCGCTGTCAGGCGCGCACGAGACGCCATCGGCAGCGGCAGCCGCTCGCTGTGGCGTGGGCAACAGGCCGAGCAAGAGCGTAAGACCGAGTAGTGCGCACAGGGCGACGCCGCCAGGAATCGAACGAACGAACCGCCATCTGACGAACATGGCTGTCCTCCCCGGGTGACGCGAGCAGTACAACACGGCGCTCTGCGACGGCAGCGCATCTGTTCCCGCGTGCAGCGAGCCGCGTTTGATCACGGGACGGGGTGTCCGCGCGTGAGTGCTTGCTTAATAAATGCGGCGTGGTCCCCGCCTATCACGCCGGCGAGGGAGCAAAAGGTGGCATGCGCCGGTGGTTTGACGCCTGCTTCACTCGTGCCGCTTGCCCGGCAAGGCGTGGCCTTGCCGGCATGGGTTGGTGTTGCTCCATGGTTGGAGCCGGGCGCTTGCCAACAGGAGCTGGGCTAGATCGCTCCCATCAGCAGATCAGGGAGGGGACACGTACAGGCCGCCGCTGCGCCTGGCGTGCGCCTCTTGCGGCGGTTGCGGCGCGCATCTCAGAACGGCATCGCGCCATCTCCCTGGCGTCCTTCTTGCAACCGATGCGGTGGTGAAAGGAGGCGACATGGAGCACGAACGCACCGCGCGCAACGATGATGAGACTCGGCGCCAGGAGCAAGCGACGGCAGAGACGGCGACACCCCGCAGCGCCGACGAGTCCCATCCTGCTGAAGGGCGCATCAGCCCCACCGGTCCGCTGGGGGGCGCCGAGTCGATCACCGGCGGCCTGAGTAGCGGTGGCTCGCTGGGTGGCGGCGCGATGGCCGGTCCGCTCGGCAGCGGGCCTGATCCGCAGCGCAGTGTGCTCGACGAGCCGGAGGCTGGCGCCGGGTCGGGTGCGGCCTGAGCTGCTGGCGTATCGTTTGCGGCGCGCCATGGCGCAACAACAGCGTCTGTCCATGGCGCGCCGGCGCTCCGGCGGCGCGGAGCTAGCGGGTGATGGGGGTGCCTGTTTCGAGCGCGGCGAGAATCTCGTCCGGCTCAGGATGGCGGCCCAGCGCCGCTTTGGAGAAGATCAACCGGTCGTCACGCCGGATTTCAAAGCGGCCACCACTGGAGGGGATCAGGGTCAGCTCTTTGATAGCGTGGGCATAGCGCTCAAGAATGCTCTCCGTCAACCTGACGGCTCGGGGTGCGTAGCCTCAACTGCGGCAGAACTCGATCACGATGTGCATGCTAACCTCCCGGTAATCCCAATAATGCTGATATCGGCATCATACCATACGGCCGGCCGGCGTGTTGGGCGCGCGGTTGCCAGGTAGCAGCGCGCGTTCTATAATGCCGCCAGTGTGGCGCTAACCATCCATGACTGCCCATGACCGACGAGGATGGACACTTTTCGATCCCGACCCGTCTGCTCTTGACTCCAACGCAGCGCGCGCGCTTGCTGGCGTTGTGCCGCCAGCAGGGCCGTGATCTGACCGATGTGGTCAGCGCGATCGTCGGCGCCTATCTGGATGGGCGGGACGATCTGGTTCTTCCCGCTGAGACGCCGGCGCCCGCGCTGCCGGACCGTGAGGCGTTACGGCGTCAGGTGCGCCGCTTGCGCATGGAAGCGCAACGGCTGGGTGAGGCTGCCCCCGCCTGGCTGCACGCCTATATCGCCGAGCTGGAGCAGGAGCTGCGCGCATGAGCACCATAGGCGGAAGGTGGGCTGGCTGCCACCGCTTGAACGATCGACGATGAAGCAACGTTTGGACATGCTCCTGGTCGAGCGCGAGCTCGCGCCTTCACGCGCCAGAGCCCAGGCACTGATCCTGGCCGGCCAAGTGTATGTCGACGGCCAAAAGCGCACCAAAGCCGGCGAACTGGTGGATGTGAACGCTGTGGTCGAGGTGCGCGGCGGCCTGCCCTTCGTGGGGCGGGGTGGCCTCAAACTGGCGCATGCCCTCGACACGTTCGCGCTGGAGGTGCGCGATCGCATCGCCATCGACGTGGGCGCAGCGACGGGCGGTTTTACCGACGTGTTGCTGCAGCGCGGCGCGGCGCGTGTCTATGCCATCGACGTCGGCTATGGTCAGCTCGCCTATCGTCTGCGCCACGATCCGCGTGTCGTGCTGCTGGAGCGCACCAACATCCGTACCTTGACGGCTTTGCCCGCCGGCGTGCTGGCCGACTGCGGCGTTGTCGATGTCTCGTTTATCTCGTTGCGCCTGGTCTTGCCGGCCATGCAGCGTCTGCTGCGCCCGGATGCCTGGATCGTGGCTTTGATCAAGCCCCAGTTCGAGGCCGGGCCGCAGGATGTCGGTAAAGGTGGCGTGGTGCGCGACACGCGTGTCCATCGCCGCGTGCTGCGCGAAGTGCTGAGCTTCGCGGCCGAGCAGGGCTTGCCGCCGCATGGATTGACCGCCTCGCCGATCCGCGGACCGGCAGGCAACTTTGAGTTTCTGGCCTGGCTTGGCGGGCCTGGTCCCGAGCTGGCGCTGGAGCCGGCTATCGAGCTGGCGCTGGCCGAGACGGCCGAGCGGCCCGATGCATCACCTGAGAGACATGGCCCATGAACGCCGGAGAAGAGCCCCAACCGGCGCTGCGCGATCTGATGGCCGACCGCGCGCGCGATCTGCTGGTGCTCAACGCTGTGGCTGCGGCGGTGGCCCAGTCGTTGGAGCCGCAACCGCTGCTGGTCAATGCCCTCGATCATGTGATCGATCTGTTGGCGCTGGATGCCGGCGCGATCTATACCCGCCGCGATGATGGGCACCTGGCGCTGATCGCCGCGCGCGGGCTGGCGGCGTCACTCACCGCGCGCTACCAGCGCCTGCGAGCGGAGCACGCCCTGGTGGCGCGCTTGCTGCGCGAGCGGCGTCCGCTCCTGCTGGACGATCTGCGCAGCGTGTCCGCGCTTGTGCCGCTGGCGCAGGCCGGCTTCCGGACGCTGCTCGCCCTGCAACTGGTGGCGCGCGGCGAGGTCGTCGGGCTGCTGGTCGTGGTGCGCACTACCAGCGCCTGGAGCGCGCGCGAAACCAGCCTGCTGGAAGCGATTGCTGACCATATCGGTCTGGCGCTGGACAATGCCCGCCTCTTCGCCGCGGAGCAGCAACGCCGGCGCCAGTCCGAAGCCCTGCGCAAGGGCGCGCTGGCCCTAACCGAGGCGCTAGGGCTGGATGCGGTGTTGCAGCGCATCGCGCAGCAGGCGACGCAGCTCATGGAAGCACCGATCTGCACCATCTTCGAGTATGACGACACCAGCGAGCAGCTTGTGCCGCGCGATCCGGTGTGCGCGCCTGCCGAGCGCGACAGCGGCTGGCTGGCGGCGGGCGAACGCATCGCCCGTGAGGCGGTCGTGCGGCAACGAGCGGTGCGCAGTGCCGATCTGCCGCTGACGACGGGCGGCCAGCCCTACACCTCGGGGTCAGCGCAGCTGTCGGCCAGCCTGCTGGCGGCGCCGCTGATGGTCAAGGGCCGTATCTACGGTGCGATCGTCGTCGGACATGCTGCCGCGCGTGAGTTCAGCGCCGACGAACTGCAGTTGATCGATATCTTTGCCGATCAGGCTGCGCTGGCGCTGGAGCACGCCCGGCTGGTGGATCAGACACGCCGGCTGGCGGCCTTGGAAGAGCGCCAGCGCATCGCTCGCGATCTGCACGACTCGGTGACCCAGAGCCTGTTTTCCCTGCGCCTGGCCGCCGAAGCCGCCAGCGCGACGCTGGCGACGGATCAGCAGGCGACTGCCCAGATGTTGCAGACGGTGCAGGAGCTGGCCGGCAACGCGCTGGCGGAAATGCGGGCGTTGATCTTCGAGCTGCGACCAGGCGCATTGCACGAAGCCGGTCTCGCCGCGGCGATCGAGCGCTTCGTCGGCGCGTTTCGTGCGCGCACCGGCCTGCAGGTGGCCCTCGACCTAGACCAGCGTCGTTCGCCGCCCGTGGTGG encodes:
- a CDS encoding GAF domain-containing sensor histidine kinase, coding for MNAGEEPQPALRDLMADRARDLLVLNAVAAAVAQSLEPQPLLVNALDHVIDLLALDAGAIYTRRDDGHLALIAARGLAASLTARYQRLRAEHALVARLLRERRPLLLDDLRSVSALVPLAQAGFRTLLALQLVARGEVVGLLVVVRTTSAWSARETSLLEAIADHIGLALDNARLFAAEQQRRRQSEALRKGALALTEALGLDAVLQRIAQQATQLMEAPICTIFEYDDTSEQLVPRDPVCAPAERDSGWLAAGERIAREAVVRQRAVRSADLPLTTGGQPYTSGSAQLSASLLAAPLMVKGRIYGAIVVGHAAAREFSADELQLIDIFADQAALALEHARLVDQTRRLAALEERQRIARDLHDSVTQSLFSLRLAAEAASATLATDQQATAQMLQTVQELAGNALAEMRALIFELRPGALHEAGLAAAIERFVGAFRARTGLQVALDLDQRRSPPVVEEALYRIASEALHNIGKHARARQVAITLRRRHNSVCLVVQDDGVGFDPTHPVAGDHMGQRTMQERAAALGGSCVVQSAPGAGTRVVVEIPLQPYTS